In Zingiber officinale cultivar Zhangliang chromosome 3B, Zo_v1.1, whole genome shotgun sequence, a single window of DNA contains:
- the LOC122054847 gene encoding pectate lyase-like has product MEFGIKCFFFYVLLAGTAALSTAHIAFFDDYWQRKAEEARNETLSAYVSDPTSVVNHFNSAHLHQNSTRRGLAHRAKKEAACSATNPIDRCWRCHSDWINYRKTLAECVKGFGHSTVGGVRGKFYVVTDASDKDLVNPRPGTLRYGVTRDKPLWIVFGRDMVIRLQQELMINSYKTIDGRGANVHIAYGAGLTVQFVKHVIIHNLHIHDIKSASGGLIRDCETHWGFRTASDGDGVSVFGSSHVWLDHLSMSNCADGLIDVIQGSTAVTISNCHLTRHNDVMLLGASDSYSDDSKMQVTVAYNHFGRGLVQRMPRCRWGFFHVVNNDYTHWLMYAIGGSTHPTIISQGNRFVGPPNDAAKEVTHREKAGEAEWSGWNWRSENDLYKNGAFFVESGHTVSSKFSKIEFIKAKPGNSAGRLTRFSGFLNCYPGRPC; this is encoded by the exons ATGGAGTTTGGCATCAAATGCTTCTTCTTCTACGTCCTCTTGGCCGGTACTGCTGCCCTGTCCACCGCGCACATCGCTTTCTTTGACGATTATTGGCAGAGGAAAGCTGAGGAGGCACGCAACGAGACGCTCAGTGCCTATGTTTCTGACCCTACCTCCGTCGTCAATCACTTCAACTCCGCTCACTTGCA CCAAAATAGCACGAGAAGGGGGCTCGCCCACCGTGCCAAGAAGGAAGCCGCGTGCTCTGCGACCAACCCTATAGACCGGTGCTGGAGGTGTCATAGTGACTGGATAAACTACCGCAAGACGTTGGCGGAGTGCGTCAAGGGGTTCGGCCACAGCACCGTCGGCGGCGTGCGAGGCAAGTTCTACGTGGTCACCGACGCCTCCGACAAAGACCTCGTCAACCCCCGGCCGGGCACCCTCCGGTACGGCGTCACCCGCGACAAGCCTCTGTGGATCGTCTTCGGCCGCGACATGGTCATCCGCCTCCAGCAGGAGCTGATGATCAACAGCTACAAGACCATCGACGGTCGCGGCGCTAACGTGCACATCGCCTACGGCGCCGGCCTCACCGTGCAGTTCGTGAAGCACGTCATCATCCACAACCTCCACATCCACGACATCAAGTCCGCCTCCGGCGGCCTCATCCGCGACTGCGAGACCCACTGGGGCTTCCGCACGGCCAGCGACGGCGACGGCGTCAGCGTCTTCGGCTCCTCCCACGTCTGGCTCGACCACCTCTCCATGTCCAACTGCGCCGATGGCCTCATCGACGTCATCCAAGGCTCCACCGCCGTCACCATCTCCAACTGCCATCTCACCCGCCACAACGAC GTGATGTTATTAGGCGCCAGCGACTCGTACTCCGACGACTCGAAGATGCAGGTCACCGTGGCTTACAACCACTTCGGTAGAGGTCTGGTGCAGAGGATGCCAAGGTGCCGATGGGGCTTCTTCCACGTAGTGAACAACGACTACACCCACTGGCTGATGTACGCCATTGGCGGCAGCACGCACCCTACCATCATCAGCCAAGGCAATCGATTTGTTGGGCCCCCAAACGATGCAGCCAAAGAGGTGACTCACAGGGAGAAGGCAGGGGAGGCGGAGTGGAGTGGCTGGAACTGGAGGTCGGAGAACGATCTATACAAGAACGGAGCATTCTTCGTTGAGTCGGGACACACGGTGTCAAGCAAGTTCTCCAAGATCGAATTCATCAAGGCGAAGCCAGGGAATTCGGCGGGGCGGCTGACTCGCTTCTCGGGGTTCCTCAATTGCTACCCGGGACGCCCATGttga